The following nucleotide sequence is from Acetobacteroides hydrogenigenes.
AGCCCCATTAATTACATCTATTAGCCGCTCTGGTCATCGCCCATTTTAAGGAGCCAACGAGCCACATTCGGCTGTTCTATTGGCAATAGCTACAACTAGCAGAAGGCACCCCCAAAAAAATAAGCGACAAACCAATAAAACAGTTCTGCAGCATCCTCTAAACAATGATAAGGCCCCAAATATCGACAACAAAAACAACTCCCTGCTCGAAGCAATTCATTTTATGCTTAACTTGCAGTTAACACTACGCCTAATATTGCCTAAATAAACTGATGAAAAAAATTTTATCAATTCTCCTTATTCTGGCTTCAACACAGGTATTATCGCAAGGCAGATATAGCGGAACGGTACGCGATGCGGTGACGCTAAAACCCCTACCCTTTGCCACTGTTGTAGTATCGCACAACAAGACAAAGGGGGTTACCACCAATCTTCACGGAGAGTTTACCATCAGCACCTCGCTTTCCGATCAAAGCCTAACGTTTAGCTACATGGGGTACGAATCCCGCATGGTAGCGGCATTAACCCTTAAGCCTTCAGGCAACGAGATACTGCTAAAGCCTTCCGATTACAGCATCGACGAAATAACGGTGTACCCTTCCGAAAACCCCGCCCACCGAATCATCAACAACGCAATTGCACATGTACCCGATAACAACCCCGACGAGAACCCTTCGTACAGCTGCCGCATATACAGTAAGACCATACTCCGCGTAGAGCCCTACGCCAAATCGAAAAACGAGGCAACCTTCCGCAGCTTTACCGACACCATGAACGTGCTGGTTACCGAATCGGTTGCCGACAGGGTATACCGATACAAGGATATCACCCAAGAAAAGGTTGTTGCCAACAGGGTGAGCGGCTTCAAGAATCCGCTATTCAGTTTCAACACCACCTCTTTTCAGCCCATACACTTCTACAAAACGAACATAACGCTACTCGACAAAAACTTTTTGAACCCAATAAGCCCCAATAGCACCAAAAGCTACTTCTTTCTGATGCAGGACACGCTCATTGCAGGACACGACACCACCTTTGTAATTCAGTTTACGCCCCGCCGTAACACCAACTTCGATGGGCTAAAGGGCTTTTTGCATATTAACAGCAACGGCTGGGCCATACAGAACGTAGCTGCCGAAAGAGCTGATAAGGCAGGTATCGACATCAACATAGAGCAGCAGTACACCCTGCAAAAGGGCAAGTGGTTCCCCAGCCAATACCGTCACAGGGTTACGCTAAACAACTATCCTCCGGGCTTCGGGCTGTGCTCGTACATGGAAGGAGTAGGCACAGTGTACGATGTTGTAATTTCGAAATCGGCACCAAAAGACCTAACACGTAGCACGGTCGAAATTGCCGACACCGCCAACAAGGCATACAAAGCCATAGAGCACTACCGATCGTTACCGCTATCAAAAAAGGATTCGACTACCTACCGAACCTACGAGGATATTAGCCGAGAGTACAACCTAGACAGATTTCAGTTTCTAGCAGAAAACCTATTCCAGGCCAAGATTCCGGTGCGGTGGCTATCCATACCGCTCACGTCAATATACAGCAGCAACGAGTACGAGAAAAACCGCTATGGCCTTGCGCTGGAAACCAACCGAAGGCTCTGCAAGTATGCGTCAATTGGAGGTCATTTTGCCTACGGAACAAAGGATGCCGAATGGAAGTACGGAGGATTTATTACCATTTTCCCAACGGGCGATCCTAGAACATCGCTAAGGCTAAGCTACCGAAACGACGTGGAGATGGCCACGCACTTTTACCTGATAGGCGAGAAGCGAAACGTGCTCGTCAACCGATTTCTCCTCGACAAGGCAGACAGAATAATCGAATACGCCGCAAAAGCCTCGTTTAGGATATGGGATTTCGACATTTCGGCTGGGGCTAAACGGCAGCAGCTGGCACCAACCTACAGCTATCGCTACAACGGCATAGAACAGCATAGGCTATGGACCAACAACTCGGAACTCGACCTTACGGTTCGCTTAGGGTACAAGGAGCGCGAGACCAAATTCTTTAACTCCTACATTTACGAAACACAGGGCTACCCGGTAGTTGGCGTAAGCATCCGACAGGGAGTAAGAGCGCTTAATGGCTGCTACCGCTACACCAGCATCGAGGCGGGCCTGTATAAGCGTTTTGTAATCAGAAAGGCGGGGGTGCTACGCATAACCGCATTAGCAGGTAGCATTAACGGCAGTGTCCCCTACTCGCTGCTGTACGGTACCAACGGAACCAAAAGCAGCTACTTCCCATTTCTGGTAAACAACTCCTTCAACTGTGCCAGGCCGTTCGAGTACGCATCATCGCGCTACGGCAGCACATTTGTTTACTACGACCTTGGCTCGCTACTATTATCCACAAAGCACTTTAAGCCCACCGTATCCATATTTCAGGCTGCAGGATGGTCGCGGCTTGCCAACCATGTCCGATACGAAGGCCTCGATGTAAAGGACATGCGCAAGGGCTACTTCGAGTCGGGATTGGTACTAGGCAGCCTTCTTCGCTTTAAGATGCTAGGATTCTTCTACCTGGGCTTCGGCGCTGGGGCGTTCGTAGCCTACGGCGATGCCGTAAAGGTGCCACTAGAAGAAACGGTTACCTACAAGGCTAGCATTAACTTCGACTTCTAATGAGCACGTATCAAGATACAAGATGCAAGATAATAGTCTAACGATTCTGCAGAATCAAAGTCTTGCGTCTTGACACTTGATACTTGATGCTTGGCAAAAGACGTAAGGCTCAAGGTACTATTAGCGGATTAGCATAACGTACAATTAACGAGACTCCTCCCCTTTTCAATGAGGGATCGCCGTAGATAGGGGTGGTTGTAGGTGAGTATAAGCCTGACGCAGCTGATCCTTTTTACCACGAAGGTGGCATTAGAGCATTTCCCAAAGGAAAAGTTCTACCCAAGATCTACGACAGAACATTCTCTTAGGGAAATGTTCTACCCGAGGGCTACGACAGAGCTTTCTCTTAGGGAAATGCTCTACCCGAGGGCTACGACGAAGCATTCTCTTAAGGAAATGCTCTACCCGAGGGCTACGACAGAACTTTCTCTTAGGGAAATGCACAACTCCATACCGAAGGCTATCTCCGCGATGGATAATAATTCGTTCAACATAAAAAGGGAGGTCCAACAAAGTTGTTCCTCCCTTTAAAATTCATCCATCTCTGCTAACCCTATTGACGATACTTCGTCGCGAATTCATCAACACGTTGAGATGGATCGCTTAAAACCAAACCTAACACCTGATGAAGCTGCTACTACTAGCCTGATCGCAAAAAAGTCTACTCTAATCACTATTTTTAGTTGGCTTAACGGCAAACAAAAACCAACTTGCGAGAAGCATCCCAACAGCAGAGATCTGGAAGACAAAGGACAGGCTGAAGTTTGCATCCTTCATTGCCCCTCCAATGTATATCATAATTCCACCGGTAA
It contains:
- a CDS encoding DUF5686 and carboxypeptidase-like regulatory domain-containing protein, giving the protein MKKILSILLILASTQVLSQGRYSGTVRDAVTLKPLPFATVVVSHNKTKGVTTNLHGEFTISTSLSDQSLTFSYMGYESRMVAALTLKPSGNEILLKPSDYSIDEITVYPSENPAHRIINNAIAHVPDNNPDENPSYSCRIYSKTILRVEPYAKSKNEATFRSFTDTMNVLVTESVADRVYRYKDITQEKVVANRVSGFKNPLFSFNTTSFQPIHFYKTNITLLDKNFLNPISPNSTKSYFFLMQDTLIAGHDTTFVIQFTPRRNTNFDGLKGFLHINSNGWAIQNVAAERADKAGIDINIEQQYTLQKGKWFPSQYRHRVTLNNYPPGFGLCSYMEGVGTVYDVVISKSAPKDLTRSTVEIADTANKAYKAIEHYRSLPLSKKDSTTYRTYEDISREYNLDRFQFLAENLFQAKIPVRWLSIPLTSIYSSNEYEKNRYGLALETNRRLCKYASIGGHFAYGTKDAEWKYGGFITIFPTGDPRTSLRLSYRNDVEMATHFYLIGEKRNVLVNRFLLDKADRIIEYAAKASFRIWDFDISAGAKRQQLAPTYSYRYNGIEQHRLWTNNSELDLTVRLGYKERETKFFNSYIYETQGYPVVGVSIRQGVRALNGCYRYTSIEAGLYKRFVIRKAGVLRITALAGSINGSVPYSLLYGTNGTKSSYFPFLVNNSFNCARPFEYASSRYGSTFVYYDLGSLLLSTKHFKPTVSIFQAAGWSRLANHVRYEGLDVKDMRKGYFESGLVLGSLLRFKMLGFFYLGFGAGAFVAYGDAVKVPLEETVTYKASINFDF